From the genome of Caloenas nicobarica isolate bCalNic1 chromosome 14, bCalNic1.hap1, whole genome shotgun sequence, one region includes:
- the VRK3 gene encoding serine/threonine-protein kinase VRK3, with protein MSGRGRRTRGRRGPAGPEQPGPEQPGPEGAGASPRPSRFCPQCGRGVEPAFRFCPACGQRLPPPEKETEQTPPAPPPPQQARSPAAGPARRSLAAGPSSRSPRKARPGPAVPLPADAVLTDQGGRQWRLGRLLEQSGCGLMYEAQSASGGTSPQKQRYSLKLDVKDGKIYNEQNFFQRAAKSGTVEKWKKWHSLPLLGIPNCVGFGLHGDSYRFLVFSDLGRTLQSVLNDGLHVLREKAAFQIVVRLLDCLEYIHENEYVHGDITAENIYLNPADLTQVTLAGYCFAFRYCPGGKHVAQREGSRTPHEGTIEFISLDSHKGAGPSRRSDLESLGYCLLQWLCGFLPWSDELDKVETVMEKKEKYRGDVKCLLQLCFRQKSIPDALLNYLQQVMALEYEEKPDYGALRQLFKKPLEKMKVSAYDSVDIKMVP; from the exons ATGTCGGGCCGCGGGCGGCGGACCCGCGGGCGGCGGGGACCGGCGGGGCCGGAGCAGCCGGGGCCCGAGCAGCCGGGGCCGGAGGGGGCCGGCGCCTCCCcgag GCCGAGCCGGTTCTGCCCGCAGTGCGGGCGCGGCGTGGAGCCCGCCTTCCGCTTCTGCCCGGCCTGCGGCCAGAGGCTGCCCCCGCCGGAGAAGGAGACGGAGCAGAcaccgccggccccgccgccgccgcagcagGCCCGGAGCCCCGCGGCCGGCCCAGCCCGGCGCTCCCTGGCAGCGGGGCCCAGCTCCCGCTCGCCCCGCAaggcgcggcccggcccggcggtgCCGCTCCCGGCGGACGCGGTGCTGACGGACCAGGGCGGCCGGCAGTGGAGGCTGGGCCGGCTCCTGGAGCAGAGCGGCTGCGGGCTGATGTACGAAG CACAGTCAGCATCTGGAGGAACCAGTCCTCAAAAGCAAAGATACTCCCTCAAACTT GATGTCAAAGATGGCAAGATCTACAATGAACAGAACTTCTTCCAGCGAGCTGCAAAGTCAGGCACAG TGGAGAAGTGGAAGAAGTGGCACTCTCTGCCGTTGCTGGGAATCCCCAATTGTGTTGGCTTTGGGCTGCATGGAGATAGCTACAG GTTTTTGGTGTTCTCTGACTTAGGGCGAACTCTTCAGTCAGTCCTGAATGATGGCTTACACGTGCTGAGGGAGAAGGCAGCTTTTCAGATTGTGGTCCGGCTG CTAGACTGCCTGGAGTACATTCATGAAAATGAGTATGTGCATGGGGACATCACAGCTGAGAACATCTATTTGAACCCAGCAGACCTCACACAG GTGACCCTAGCAGGCTATTGCTTTGCGTTCCGGTATTGCCCAGGCGGGAAGCATGTGGCTCAGCGCGAAGGCAGCAGGACCCCTCATGAAGGCACAATAGAGTTTATCAGTCTGGACAGCCACAAGGGAGCAG GACCATCTCGACGGAGTGACTTGGAGTCTCTGGGCTACTGTCTTCTGCAATGGCTCTGTGGCTTCTTACCTTGGTCTGATGAGCTGGACAAAGTAGAAACTGTgatggagaagaaggaaaa GTACAGAGGGGATGTGAAATGCCTTCTCCAACTGTGCTTCAGGCAGAAATCCATTCCAG ATGCACTGCTGAACTACCTGCAGCAAGTAATGGCACTAGAGTATGAGGAGAAGCCTGACTACGGGGCCCTGCGGCAGCTCTTCAAGAAACCACTGGAAAAGATGAAAGTTTCAGCTTATGACTCTGTGGATATCAAAATGGTGCCCTAA